One stretch of Caloranaerobacter sp. TR13 DNA includes these proteins:
- a CDS encoding carboxylesterase: MKYLHDNAKAFYFKGNNIGCLLIHGFTGSPAEMKLLGEFLHKQGCTVNGVLLKGHGTKVEDMEQTTWKDWLSSAEVELIDLKHKCDKVVVIGLSMGGIIALNLAERFNIDAVVSIAAPIKITNRKVYFARVIKYFKKYILKPEKKFDEDVKDYCISYDRTPVALIPHLLKLIRITKRRFKKVKAPILIIQSKNDKTVRYESAEYILKKVGSQFKKLVYLKESGHVVTLDLEREKVFTEIKKFLVEINLLKF; the protein is encoded by the coding sequence ATGAAATATTTGCATGATAATGCTAAAGCATTTTATTTTAAAGGAAATAATATTGGCTGTCTGCTAATTCATGGCTTTACAGGTTCTCCAGCAGAAATGAAGCTATTGGGAGAATTTCTTCATAAGCAAGGTTGTACAGTAAATGGTGTATTGCTTAAAGGACATGGAACTAAAGTAGAAGATATGGAGCAGACTACTTGGAAAGATTGGTTATCATCGGCAGAAGTAGAGTTAATAGATTTAAAGCATAAATGCGATAAGGTAGTCGTAATTGGATTATCGATGGGAGGTATTATAGCACTTAATTTAGCAGAAAGATTTAACATAGATGCAGTAGTAAGTATTGCAGCTCCTATAAAAATAACAAATAGAAAGGTGTATTTTGCAAGAGTAATTAAGTATTTTAAAAAATACATACTAAAACCTGAGAAAAAATTTGATGAAGATGTAAAAGATTATTGTATAAGTTATGATAGAACACCAGTAGCTTTAATTCCTCATCTATTAAAGTTAATTAGAATTACAAAGAGAAGATTTAAAAAAGTTAAAGCTCCAATACTTATAATCCAATCAAAAAATGACAAAACTGTAAGATATGAAAGTGCTGAATATATTTTAAAGAAAGTTGGTTCTCAGTTTAAAAAATTAGTATATTTAAAAGAAAGTGGGCATGTAGTGACTTTAGACTTAGAAAGAGAAAAAGTATTTACTGAAATTAAAAAATTTTTGGTTGAAATAAATTTATTAAAATTTTAA
- a CDS encoding HDIG domain-containing metalloprotein: MNRIEALKHVKANVKNKNLIKHMLATEAVMKGLARKLKQDEVKWGIVGLLHDIDYEKTAKNPEKHSLIGAQMLEELGYDDDIVYAVKVHNDMHGLKRNSLMDKALYSSDPLTGLIVAAALISPEKKLNKIDEKFVLNRFKEKSFAKGANRDQIAACKEIGLELEEFIEIGLSSMQEISKELEL, from the coding sequence ATGAATAGAATAGAAGCTTTAAAACATGTAAAAGCTAATGTTAAAAATAAGAATTTAATTAAACATATGTTAGCTACAGAAGCAGTTATGAAAGGATTAGCTAGGAAACTAAAACAAGACGAAGTAAAATGGGGGATTGTAGGCCTACTACATGATATAGACTATGAAAAGACAGCTAAGAATCCAGAAAAACATAGTCTAATAGGTGCACAAATGTTAGAAGAGCTAGGTTATGATGATGATATAGTTTATGCAGTAAAGGTGCATAATGATATGCATGGTTTAAAGAGAAATAGTTTAATGGATAAAGCATTATATTCAAGTGATCCATTAACAGGGCTAATAGTTGCAGCAGCTTTAATATCACCTGAGAAGAAATTAAATAAAATTGATGAGAAATTTGTGTTAAATAGGTTTAAAGAAAAATCTTTTGCAAAAGGTGCAAATAGAGACCAAATTGCTGCTTGTAAAGAGATAGGTTTAGAATTAGAAGAATTTATTGAAATAGGTTTAAGTTCTATGCAAGAAATTTCGAAAGAATTAGAATTGTAA